Proteins from a single region of Cryptococcus neoformans var. neoformans JEC21 chromosome 6 sequence:
- a CDS encoding expressed protein, producing the protein MSNPLDQPEIPTPVPPSTATPAAASVSQQDHQSDKRQPLAIEYNNPSKEEEVQTLDLGEGNVIKLDKLGPMIINNDGTLSRIQNWQDLHPIEQERTVRLLVKKRNLVRLKNLSDVEKAKGEDNGEELTVLKEGNEEE; encoded by the exons ATGTCAAATCCTCTTGATCAACCCGAAATTCCCACCCCGGTGCCGCCATCTACCGCCACGCCCGCTGCTGCCTCCGTCAGCCAACAAGACCACCAATCCGACAAGCGACAGCCTTTGGCAATCGAGTATAACAATCCcagcaaggaggaggaagtgcAAACTCTTGAtctgggagaaggaaatgtgATCAAGCTGGACAAATTGGGACCTATGATCATTAACAATGACGGG ACTTTGTCGAGGATCCAAAATTGGCAAGATCTCCATCCCATTGAGCAAGAGAGGACTGTGAGGCTCCTTGTGAAGAAACGTAATCTTGTGCGACTAAAGAACCTGAGTGATGTCgagaaggcaaagggagaggataaTGGGGAAGAGCTGACTGTCCTAAAGGAGGGAAATGAGGAGGAGTAA
- a CDS encoding antiphagocytic protein, putative, producing MMSSTSSELCFDCANCVEMLPKGTTKSVTRPEILERLTRIENHIEVQTALLSSMAASKDYEKKVVYTDDDDELEEPDVQLCNVTREMAALKTYKPQPKVTNHKVIIEAALGRLDHVNGDSSIRWAQSVILGLQAAETLQNDKQMMELARVIGCLEACELRWAGDWRAGVASITLKELRTLMI from the exons ATGATGTCTTCTACCTCTTCTGAACTTTGCTTTGACTGTGCCAACTGTGTTGAAATGCTTCCTAAGGGAACAACGAAGTCGGTCACC AGGCCCGAGATCTTGGAAAGGCTAACCAGGATCGAGAATCATATTGAAGTCCAAACTGCGTTACTCAGTAGTATGGCGGCAAGCAAGGATtacgagaagaaggtagtATATActgatgacgacgacgagttG GAGGAACCGGATGTACAACTTTGCAATGTGACTCGCGAAATGGCCGCTCTGAAAACCTACAAACCACAGCCTAAAGTCACGAACCACAAGGTCATCATTGAGGCTGCTCTCGGTCGACTCGACCATGTGAACGGGGATAGCAGCATTAGATGGGCCCAATCAGTTATACTTGGCCTGCAGGCAGCCGAAACACTGCAAAATGATAAGCAGATGATGGAGCTCGCAAGGGTTATAGGATGTCTGGAGGCCTGCGAACTTCGTTGGGCAGGGGACTGGAGAGCTGGTGTGGCATCCATCACATTGAAGGAGCTGCGAACATTGATGATTTGA
- a CDS encoding Ran1-like protein kinase, putative — MSTSANPLHVAGGSPQFIDGGYIELVAVIGTGAYGVVYLAVDSRYPQPVYRAIKCMRRSGLDERQKHFQRREMGLHRLASGHPSIITMDRIFEEGDYIYVVMDYGDEGDLFSMITDKKRYVGDNELIRSVFLQLLDGVTWMHSLGISHRDIKPENIVCSQDGTRVRICDFGLATSEERSSEFGCGSTFYIAPECLGDWFPENKTYPTRSGDIWSLGVILVNLVCGRNPWRIASPSDESFNSYLADPHFLRKILPVSDECLYILTQIFTVHPEERITLPVLRQLISKVETFSMTVDELRHAHISAQQKIAATQPPVLLSLPKEDDSWSEQEELFAYDDDMETPSLRSDTDSPRYPLCLSPTTSSNGESLPPTPNLIPDECIAFAHQPQSPQFWEYVPKVTFEYDNQRSTDVHIKGSSLFTYNSTPTTYAQ, encoded by the exons ATGTCAACTTCCGCCAACCCTTTACACGTTGCTGGTGGATCACCGCAGTTCATTGATGGTGGCTATATCGAGCTCGTTGCTGTTATCGGCACTGGCGCCTATGGTGTCGTCTATCTCGCCGTTGACTCAAGATATCCGCAGCCTGTGTACCGAGCGATCAAATGCATGCGAAGAAGCGGTCTTGATGAGCGTCAAAAGCACTTTCAACGGCGAGAAATGGGTCTTCATCGTCTCGCATCAGGGCATCCCAGCATCATCACGATGGACAGAATATTTGAAGAGGGTGATTATATTTATGTTGTCATGGACTacggagatgaaggagaccTTTTCTCTATGATCACAGACAAGAAAAGA TATGTCGGTGACAATGAACTCATCCGCAGTGTCTTCCTACAACTTCTTGATGGAGTTACCTGGATGCACTCTCTTGGTATCAGTCACCGTGACATCAAGCCCGAGAACATAGTATGCTCTCAGGACGGTACCCGAGTACGCATCTGTGACTTCGGTTTGGCGACATCAGAGGAGCGCTCGAGCGAGTTTGGTTGTGGTTCGACTTTTTACATTGCACCTG AATGTCTTGGAGACTGGTTCCCCGAAAACAAGACGTATCCTACTCGTTCCGGCGATATTTGGTCCCTCGGTGTCATTCTCGTTAACCTTGTCTGCGGGCGCAACCCCTGGCGAATTGCCTCTCCTTCCGACGAATCGTTCAACTCTTACCTGGCTGACCCCCATTTCCTCCGTAAAATCCTTCCTGTCTCCGACGAGTGTCTCTACATCCTCACCCAAATATTCACGGTGCACCCTGAAGAGCGCATTACTCTTCCTGTCCTGCGTCAGCTCATCTCAAAGGTTGAGACCTTCAGCATGACAGTGGACGAGCTTCGTCATGCCCACATTTCCGCCCAGCAGAAGATTGCCGCAACTCAGCCTCCCGTTTTGCTGTCACTTCCAAAAGAAGACGACAGCTGGTCagagcaagaagagctCTTTGCGTACGATGATGACATGGAGACTCCATCGTTGCGAAGCGATACTGATTCACCACGATACCCTCTTTGTCTTTCCCCTACTACCTCATCCAACGGCGAATCATTACCACCGACGCCCAACCTCATCCCCGACGAATGTATCGCATTCGCTCATCAGCCGCAATCTCCTCAGTTCTGGGAATACGTTCCCAAAGTGACCTTCGAATATGACAACCAACGTTCAACCGATGTTCATATCAAAGGCTCTTCTTTGTTTACCTACAATTCTACACCGACCACATATGCTCAATAA
- a CDS encoding allergen, putative translates to MSGVTQGVKEFFSKSSKPETTEVCTDTAPEVVQEHIRPQEHVETAEAVDRERHVHHLQHRLQPVEDKQTLNAKHINTTEPVITREHKEEMRPEHQEALAKQRNLARDTRSTGEVEKSGAHVGTAVNEHQHHHIHETVQPVVQRETVDPTVVHKTEAIHEKVEDAPIVHEVTTLPTISADKYAKNKSSIEGEGDHCSTFEGAPQVAGQSSGVSAKNTAADATSTGRHQSSKTQAL, encoded by the exons ATGTCCGGCGTTACCCAAGGTGTCAAGGAATTCTTTTCTAAGTCTAGCAAGCCCGAAACCACTGAA GTCTGCACAGACACCGCCCCTGAGGTCGTTCAGGAGCATATCAGGCCTCAAGAACATGTTGAGACCGCTGAAGCCGTCGACCGCGAGCGACATGTTCACCACCTCCAA CACCGACTCCAACCCGTTGAGGACAAGCAGACCCTCAACGCCAAGCATATCAACACCACCGAGCCTGTGATCACCCGAGAACACAAGGAGGAAATGCGTCCTGAACACCAGGAGGCTCTTGCCAAGCAGAGGAACTTGGCTCGCGACACCCGATCTACTGGTGAGGTCGAGAAGAGCGGAGCGCATGTGGGTACTGCTGTCAATGAGCACCAACACCACCACATCCACGAGACCG TCCAACCTGTTGTTCAACGCGAGACTGTTGATCCCACCGTTGTCCACAAGACCGAGGCCATCCatgagaaggttgaggacgCACCTATTGTCCACGAAGTCACTACCCTCCCCACCATCTCAGCTGACAAGTACGCTAAGAACAAGTCTTCCATcgagggcgagggtgaCCACTGCAGTACTT TCGAGGGTGCCCCTCAGGTTGCTGGCCAGTCTTCCGGCGTATCTGCTAAGAACACCGCCGCCGACGCCACTTCCACGGGTCGCCATCAGTCCAGCAAGACCCAGGCTCTTTAA
- a CDS encoding membrane transporter, putative, whose protein sequence is MLPPPSSRQSSYVYSTHARRGSSPSAPKRIASFRSVAENALGLEPEDDDEEEELRAELGVDDEVALAEEQRERGLEETLETLGFGAYHWRLLALCGFGWMSDNSALQCIAVILPRVQVHFNLSSKVVGLLSASTMAGMMIGAVGWGVVSDLLGRTMPFNATLFLTGVFGIGASFSPSFSILCCWMFCLGSAVGGSMPTDGTLFLENLPHSKQYLLTLLSVFFSFGAVLSSVISLVFLPGASCGTYDGCDIDKHENDGWRRVLFVLGLFNLVCALARWFLFKLQESPRYLVSNGREREAILALQTIADFNDHTINIQRADVQSRECSAIEPSTRRSSFASPSRDEEGISYGGVESDTERKMKNQPVRSGSSFYKEDEDDMFERSFIPTEGQIEEEREGLMEGESVDNDEVDADMSSRSNDRFKAQIDGWKKAPVVWWKSWIAQMAKLFVPQWRRTVILMWIIWGSMSYAYTMFNVWLPAVLESRAKGHGDAAIKEALGDFVLYSLAGCPGSVVGAWMVQTRLGRRKSLAICTLCTGLSTFAFIRVEQKWAVVVSSMVISAAATAMYAVLYGMTPETFGTSIRGTACGTSAALSRLTGVIAPVSAGFLLTITPSLPVFTSAAVFCMTAACSMALPFERVGGTGRGSRMMH, encoded by the exons ATGCTTCcgccaccatcatccagaCAGAGCAGCTACGTCTATTCTACCCACGCTCGGCGGGGATCATCACCGTCAGCGCCCAAGCGCATAGCTTCTTTCCGGTCAGTAGCAGAGAATGCTCTCGGGCTAGAACCagaggacgatgatgaagaagaagagctgagAGCTGAGTTGGGTGTGGACGATGAAGTTGCTTTGGCGGAAGAACAGAGGGAAAGGGGTTTAGAGGAGACGCTAGAGACGCTGGGGTTTG GTGCTTATCACTGGAGACTACTT GCTCTATGCGGGTTCGGCTGGATGAGTGACAACTCGGCATTGCAATGCATTG CTGTGATATTGCCAAGAGTACAAGTACATTTCAATCTCTCATCGAAAGTAGTCGGGCTTTTATCGGCGTCAACAATGGCCGGA atgatgattggTGCTGTCGGCTGGGGAGTTGTGTCTGATCTACTAGGTCGAACAATGCCTTTCAATGCTACTTTGTTTCTCACAGGTGTCTTCGGTATTGGCGCGAGCTTCAGTCCAAGTTTTTCGATACTATGTTGTTGGATGTTCTGTCTCGGTAGCGCAGTAGG TGGCTCTATGCCAACAGACGGCACGCTGTTCCTTGAAAATCTACCACATAGTAAACAGTATCTCCTCACTTTActttccgtcttcttctcctttggcGCTGTGCTTTCTTCCGTGATCAGTCTCGTTTTCTTGCCCGGTGCAAGCTGTGGAACTTATGATGGCTGCGATATCGACAAACACGAGAATGATGGATGGCGAAGAGTGCTATTTGTTTTAGGGCTTTTT AATCTCGTATGTGCTCTCGCCCGATGGTTTCTTTTCAAGCTTCAAGAATCTCCTCGATACCTCGTCTCAAATGGGCGGGAACGAGAGGCTATTCTCGCCTTACAAACCATTGCCGATTTCAACGACCACACAATCAACATTCAGCGTGCAGACGTACAGAGTCGAGAGTGCTCGGCAATTGAACCTAGTACGAGGCGCAGCTCATTTGCTTCCCCGTCCAGAGACGAAGAGGGCATTTCTTACGGAGGTGTGGAGAGTGATACTGAGAGAAAAATGAAGAATCAGCCTGTGCGAAGCGGATCATCGTTCTAtaaagaagacgaggatgacatGTTTGAACGATCATTCATTCCCACTGAGGGACagatcgaagaagaaagggaagggctGATGGAGGGCGAGTCGGTGGATAACGATGAAGTTGACGCCGATATGAGCAGTAGATCAAATGATCGGTTCAAGGCTCAAATCGATGGATGGAAAAAAGCACCTGTAGTCTGGTGGAAAAGCTGGATAGCTCAGATGGCGAAGTTATTCGTACCCCAATGGAGAAGGACAGTCATCTTGATGTGGATTATCTGGGGTTCAATGTCGTACG CGTACACCATGTTCAATGTGTGGCTGCCGGCTGTCTTGGAAAGTCGGGCGAAGGGCCACGGCGATGCAGCTATCAAAGAAGCGCTCGGTGACTTTGTTCTCTACTCTC TGGCCGGATGTCCGGGTTCAGTT GTCGGTGCGTGGATGGTTCAAACTCGACTAGGCCGCCGGAAATCCCTAGCTATATGTACACTCTGCACCGGTCTCTCGACTTTTGCATTCATCCGCGTAGAACAAAAATGGGCTGTGGTCGTAAGCTCGATGGTCATTTCTGCCGCGGCTACTGCGATGTATGCTGTCCTTT ATGGTATGACGCCGGAAACTTTTGGGACTTCTATAAGAGGAACAGCATGCGGCACATCAGCAGCTCTTAGTCGACT CACTGGCGTCATCGCCCCAGTTTCAGCAGGATTCCTCTTAACGATaaccccttccctcccagTGTTCACCTCTGCAGCGGTATTCTGCATGACTGCGGCTTGTAGTATGGCGTTACCGTTCGAAAGGGTTGGGGGTACggggagaggaagcaggATGATGCATTGA
- a CDS encoding pyruvate dehydrogenase e1 component alpha subunit, mitochondrial precursor, putative: MSFALRARGLRAATRSLGAKPLRSTLPQVRYVQIDADKSSPMHDLPASGSEPFKVQLHADSFHSYRCDAPPPETTVTKDELINMYRTMVQMRRMEQAADALYKQKLIRGFCHLAIGQEAVSVGMETAITGQDRVITSYRCHTFAVLRGGTIKGVIAELMGRKDGMSFGKGGSMHIFTPSFFGGNGIVGAQVPVGAGVALAQKYNKEKAATFALYGDGAANQGQVFEAFNMAKLWNLPCVFVCENNKYGMGTSAERSSMNTQFFTRGDQIPGLQVNGMDILAVREATKWAREWATSGKGPLLVEFVTYRYGGHSMSDPGTTYRTREEVQQMRSSQDAIAGLKKYILEWGATDEASLKAIDKAAKEEVDAAVEEAKQSPFPDQVEFWSDIYYKGSEPTHMRGREKEEVHYYNKSA, translated from the exons ATGTCCTTCGCCCTCCGTGCCCGTGGCCTCCGCGCCGCCACCCGCTCCCTCGGCGCC AAGCCGCTCCGTTCCACCCTCCCCCAGGTGCGCTACGTGCAGATCGACGCCGACAAGTCCTCCCCCATGCACGACCTCCCCGCCTCCGGTTCCGAGCCT TTCAAGGTCCAGCTCCACGCCGACTCGTTCCACTCTTACCGATGCGATGCCCCGCCTCCCGAGACCACCGTCACCAAGGACGAGCTGATCAACATGTACCGCACCATG GTCCAGATGCGACGAATGGAGCAAGCCGCCGACGCCCTTTACAAGCAAAAGCTTATCCGAGGCTTCTGCCACCTTGCCATCGGCCAGGAAGCCGTTTCCGTCGGCATGGAGACCGCCATCACCGGCCAGGACCGGGTCATCACCTCTTACCGATGCCACACTTTCGCCGTCCTCCGAGGTGGTACCATCAAGGGCGTCATTGCCGAGCTCATGGGCCGAAAGGACGGTATGTCTTTCGGTAAGGGTGGTTCTATGCACATCTTTACTCCGTCATTCTTTGGTGGTAACGGTATCGTCGGTGCCCAG GTCCCCGTCGGCGCCGGTGTCGCCCTTGCCCAAAAGTAcaacaaggagaaggctgctACGTTTGCGCTCTACGGTGACGGTGCCGCTAACCAAGGCCAAGTCTTTGAGGCTTTCAACATGGCCAAGCTCTGGAACCTCCCCTGTGTCTTTGTCTGTGAGAACAACAAGTACGGTATGGGTACTTCTGCCGAGCGATCTTCCATGAACACTCAGTTCTTCACCCGTGGCGACCAGATCCCCGGTCTCCAG GTTAACGGTATGGACATCCTCGCTGTCCGAGAGGCCACCAAATGGGCCAGGGAATGGGCCACGTCCGGCAAGGGTCCCCTCCTCGTCGAGTTTGTCACCTACCGATACGGTGGCCACTCCATGTCCGACCCCGGAACCACCTACCGAACCCGAGAAGAAGTCCAGCAAATGCGATCTTCCCAGGACGCCATTGCCGGCTTGAAAAAGTACATTCTCGAATGGGGAGCGACCGATGAGGCGAGCTTGAAGGCGATTGATAAAGCcgccaaggaagaggtggatgcCGCTGTCGAGGAGGCCAAGCAGAGTCCTTTCCCTGACCAGGTCGAGTTCTGGAGTGACATCTAC TACAAGGGTTCCGAGCCCACTCATATGCGCGgcagggagaaggaggaggtccACTACTACAACAAGTCTGCTTAA